Proteins from a single region of Mycetohabitans endofungorum:
- a CDS encoding acyl-CoA dehydrogenase family protein, giving the protein MSVIQSANGGEPVHAIALPEPDAHPSGAGEHALDQAAIAVAQVAARFADAVDREARFPSEAIDAMREHRLLGAMVPVELGGMGASLEAVASACRILGHACSSAAMIYAMHQIEVICVLEHAMSVPWHRGFLRQVAEHEWLLASATSEDGVGGNLRNSRCAIEPDGDGAFTLHKRTPTISYGAYADAILTTARRSPDAPAVEQVLVTILKDDTTLTRRSGWDTFGMRGTCSEGFVLESRGRQEQVFPVPFGEIAERTMVPASHILWSSLWTGIASDAFSRAHRYFRTQAQDKPTGASPAGSRIAEALGLLQAMQGRIDSALRVHARASASATRSWSETMADAAQINTLKTYVSITALQVVMHAVMICGMAAYKNGTPFTLSRHIRDLYSAPLMINNDRIDANTASLLLAQRPASLEKE; this is encoded by the coding sequence ATGAGCGTTATCCAATCCGCCAACGGTGGTGAGCCGGTGCACGCCATTGCATTGCCCGAACCTGACGCGCACCCGTCGGGCGCCGGCGAGCACGCGTTGGACCAAGCCGCGATCGCGGTGGCGCAGGTCGCGGCGCGTTTCGCCGATGCCGTGGACCGCGAAGCCAGATTCCCAAGCGAAGCCATCGACGCCATGCGCGAGCATAGGCTGCTCGGCGCGATGGTGCCCGTCGAGTTGGGCGGCATGGGCGCGTCGCTGGAAGCGGTCGCTTCAGCGTGCCGCATTCTCGGCCATGCGTGCTCGTCCGCCGCGATGATCTACGCGATGCATCAGATCGAAGTGATTTGCGTACTGGAACATGCGATGTCGGTGCCGTGGCATCGCGGGTTTCTCCGACAGGTTGCCGAGCATGAGTGGCTGCTGGCGTCCGCGACGTCCGAAGATGGCGTGGGCGGCAATTTGCGCAACAGCCGCTGCGCGATCGAACCCGACGGCGACGGTGCGTTCACATTGCACAAGCGCACGCCGACGATCTCCTACGGCGCCTATGCCGACGCCATTCTGACGACCGCCCGGCGCTCGCCGGACGCGCCGGCCGTGGAGCAGGTGCTCGTGACGATTTTGAAAGACGACACGACCCTGACTCGCCGCAGCGGATGGGATACGTTCGGCATGCGGGGCACGTGCAGCGAAGGCTTCGTGCTCGAGTCGCGCGGCCGCCAGGAACAGGTCTTCCCCGTACCGTTCGGCGAGATCGCCGAGCGCACGATGGTGCCGGCCTCCCACATTCTGTGGTCGTCACTGTGGACCGGCATCGCCAGCGACGCGTTTTCCCGCGCGCATCGCTACTTCCGCACACAGGCACAAGACAAGCCGACCGGCGCATCGCCCGCCGGTAGTCGAATCGCCGAAGCGCTCGGCCTGCTGCAAGCCATGCAGGGACGCATCGACAGCGCGCTGCGCGTCCACGCGCGCGCCAGCGCATCGGCCACGCGCTCGTGGTCCGAGACAATGGCAGACGCGGCTCAGATCAACACGCTCAAGACTTACGTGTCCATCACCGCGCTACAGGTCGTGATGCATGCGGTGATGATTTGCGGCATGGCGGCGTACAAGAACGGCACGCCGTTCACGCTGAGCCGGCACATTCGCGATCTCTATTCTGCACCCCTTATGATCAACAATGACCGTATCGATGCCAATACGGCCAGCCTATTGCTGGCGCAACGGCCCGCTTCGCTGGAGAAAGAATAA
- a CDS encoding amino acid--[acyl-carrier-protein] ligase yields the protein MGDITLQNPPAHAADIDDRHGVNALRDALVDAGLLIPMGVQGLYGRSEVFENVIGAIDALVTRLGADQHAEVLRFPPAMNRTDFEHSEYLKGFPQLAGTVHSFCGSEHEHQRVLQCLDRGEDWTEFQKPTYVVMTPAACYPAYPVIARRGALPPQGRTLDLFSYCFRHEPSLDATRMQLFRMREYVRLGTPDQILAFRTEWIERGKRMMAILALPHEVDLANDPFFGRGGRIAASSQREQNLKFEMLVPIESNTRLTACLSFNYHMDHFGLLWGIKTSDAGVAHTGCVGFGMERLALGLFKHHGFGVQAWPESVRNALWGS from the coding sequence ATGGGTGATATCACGTTGCAAAACCCACCGGCGCACGCGGCCGACATCGATGATCGGCACGGCGTGAACGCACTACGCGATGCGCTCGTGGACGCGGGCCTGTTAATCCCGATGGGCGTGCAAGGCCTGTATGGCAGGAGCGAAGTGTTCGAGAACGTGATCGGGGCCATCGATGCATTGGTCACGCGCCTGGGCGCTGATCAGCACGCCGAGGTACTGCGCTTTCCGCCCGCAATGAACCGGACCGATTTTGAGCATAGCGAATACCTGAAGGGATTTCCGCAGCTCGCCGGGACGGTCCATAGCTTCTGCGGCTCGGAGCACGAGCATCAACGTGTGCTGCAATGCCTGGACCGGGGCGAGGATTGGACCGAGTTCCAAAAGCCGACCTACGTGGTCATGACGCCGGCTGCATGCTATCCCGCCTATCCGGTCATCGCGCGGCGCGGCGCGCTGCCACCGCAGGGCAGGACGCTGGATCTGTTCTCGTATTGCTTTCGCCACGAGCCGTCGCTGGACGCAACCCGGATGCAGCTGTTTCGCATGCGCGAGTATGTGCGCCTGGGTACGCCAGATCAGATCCTGGCATTTCGCACCGAGTGGATCGAGCGTGGCAAGCGAATGATGGCGATACTGGCGCTGCCGCACGAAGTAGACTTGGCCAACGACCCATTCTTTGGCCGCGGCGGCCGCATTGCCGCGTCGAGCCAGCGTGAGCAAAACCTGAAATTCGAAATGCTGGTGCCGATCGAGAGCAACACCCGACTCACTGCCTGCCTGAGCTTCAACTACCACATGGACCACTTCGGCCTGCTGTGGGGCATTAAGACGAGCGATGCCGGCGTCGCGCATACCGGTTGTGTAGGTTTCGGCATGGAACGCCTGGCGCTCGGACTGTTCAAGCATCATGGGTTCGGTGTGCAGGCGTGGCCAGAATCGGTACGCAACGCGCTGTGGGGGAGCTAA
- a CDS encoding acyltransferase family protein, which yields MGAHAWHSRARAVRAATLAFVALSFIGGVKALEHGGFGWQYIVHNGALLPSQAALILVCAHVTMPTAAARLATRLGNAALSLFAIHLPLFLVFTKLGKLLAIGMDPLQCVQQFTACVNASRDVVPSMALYPAYLVGTVVAAVVCQERIVAPLRDALRSRLSREPLQHRAAGPSGGQAG from the coding sequence ATGGGCGCCCACGCCTGGCATAGCCGGGCGCGGGCGGTCCGTGCCGCAACGCTCGCTTTCGTCGCGCTGTCCTTCATCGGCGGCGTCAAGGCGCTCGAGCATGGCGGATTTGGCTGGCAGTACATTGTGCATAACGGCGCGCTGCTGCCATCCCAGGCCGCACTGATCCTGGTGTGTGCTCATGTTACGATGCCCACCGCGGCCGCGCGGCTCGCCACCCGGCTCGGCAACGCAGCGCTGTCGCTGTTCGCCATCCATTTGCCATTGTTTCTCGTCTTCACCAAGCTGGGAAAGTTGCTGGCGATCGGCATGGACCCGCTACAATGCGTGCAGCAGTTCACGGCATGTGTAAACGCGTCACGCGACGTCGTGCCGTCGATGGCGCTTTACCCGGCCTATCTGGTTGGCACTGTGGTGGCAGCAGTGGTGTGCCAGGAGCGGATCGTCGCACCGTTGCGCGACGCATTGCGCAGCCGGCTGTCGCGCGAACCGCTCCAGCATCGCGCCGCTGGTCCCTCAGGCGGGCAGGCCGGTTAA
- a CDS encoding glycosyl hydrolase 2 galactose-binding domain-containing protein translates to MWRLCTTPADTATRPSDLPHVDASQWIDAPVPGTVGQALAAANRLTPLGTSRLGEYDHWYRLPLRRGGARLIRFDGLAGIAQVWLNDTLLLQSTNMFVSQQVHIDPLPEDSALYLCFRSLARHLDTMPAPRRARWRTRLVDAPALRAVRISLFGHMPGWFPRIEPIGPWGAVAVINADADTAAQIVHHKLSASIEGRDGIVEATITFAAPVSGHLDAVLDCEGHHVRLQRHDRFTLRARLTVPNAKRWWPHTHGEPARYAVSLHLGDTTVALGYVGFRAIEVTRGHDGQGFALSVNALPIFVRGACWSTADPLGLRVSAHDYRTWLTLARDAGFNMIRVGGTMTYEDDAFYASCDELGLLVWQDFMFANFDYPCTAPDFVTSVKLEASQFLARTAGNPSLAVLCGGSEIAQQASMVGLSDEQRDMPLTASLLAELAATHRGDVPYVSDTPSGQVLPFYPRTGISHYYGVGAYLRPLDDARRAAVRFASECLAFAHVPADATLAAIGSPSVHEIAWKMAVPRDPGAPWDFDDVRDHYLRELYGQDPARLRGQDPSRYLELSRAVLADVVSEIMVEWRRTASSCTGALLWQFQDVMPGAGWGIVDAFRRPKSTWYALKHVLQPQQVCLCDEGLNGLDVHVFNDGPAPLRGRLELVALRDAVVPVTRARCDLHIEPHGALQVSAAQCLGRFFDFTYAYRFGPREHDTVIASLYDHEERLLAQSFYFPERTAPAVFERDDIGLNASLEQRDGQWWINVGTRASARYVQITAPGLLPKDDWFHLAPGANVSIPLLPESTPLHSPLMSFYLGTPHLDTHDGPGTIEIRAVNSNKVIRLRKPS, encoded by the coding sequence ATGTGGCGCTTGTGCACTACCCCGGCCGACACCGCTACCCGACCAAGCGATCTGCCGCACGTGGATGCATCGCAGTGGATCGACGCGCCCGTGCCTGGGACCGTCGGCCAGGCACTCGCGGCCGCGAACCGGCTCACCCCGCTGGGTACAAGCCGGCTGGGTGAATACGACCACTGGTACCGGCTACCGCTGCGACGCGGCGGCGCCCGCCTGATACGGTTTGACGGGTTGGCGGGCATCGCGCAGGTCTGGCTGAACGACACTTTGCTGCTGCAGTCGACGAACATGTTCGTCTCGCAGCAGGTGCACATCGACCCGCTGCCCGAGGATAGCGCGTTGTATCTATGCTTTCGGTCACTGGCCCGCCACCTCGATACCATGCCCGCGCCCCGCCGCGCCCGCTGGCGCACGCGCCTGGTCGATGCGCCAGCACTGCGGGCGGTACGAATCTCGCTGTTCGGCCATATGCCAGGCTGGTTTCCGCGCATCGAGCCAATCGGCCCGTGGGGCGCCGTGGCCGTCATCAACGCTGACGCCGATACGGCCGCGCAGATCGTGCACCACAAGCTGAGCGCCTCGATCGAAGGCCGCGATGGAATCGTGGAGGCGACCATCACATTTGCCGCACCGGTTTCCGGCCATTTGGACGCGGTCCTGGACTGCGAGGGCCATCATGTACGCCTGCAACGCCACGACCGGTTCACGCTGCGCGCGCGGCTCACCGTGCCAAACGCCAAGCGATGGTGGCCGCACACGCATGGCGAACCAGCGCGCTACGCCGTCTCGCTGCACCTGGGCGACACGACCGTGGCCCTGGGATACGTCGGATTCCGTGCCATCGAGGTCACGCGCGGCCACGACGGCCAGGGCTTCGCGTTGTCCGTCAACGCGCTGCCGATCTTCGTGCGAGGCGCGTGCTGGAGCACCGCCGATCCGCTGGGGTTGCGCGTGTCCGCGCACGACTATCGCACGTGGTTAACGCTGGCCCGGGACGCCGGCTTCAACATGATCCGCGTCGGTGGCACCATGACGTACGAAGACGACGCGTTCTATGCGTCGTGCGACGAGCTGGGCCTGCTGGTCTGGCAAGACTTCATGTTCGCCAATTTCGACTATCCGTGCACCGCTCCTGATTTCGTCACATCGGTAAAGCTGGAAGCCAGCCAGTTTCTCGCGCGTACGGCAGGCAACCCTTCATTGGCCGTGCTATGCGGAGGCAGCGAAATCGCGCAGCAAGCGTCAATGGTCGGCCTGAGTGACGAGCAGCGCGATATGCCGTTGACTGCCAGCTTGCTCGCCGAGCTTGCCGCGACACATCGGGGCGACGTACCGTACGTATCGGACACGCCGTCCGGGCAGGTACTGCCATTTTATCCCCGCACGGGCATCTCGCATTACTACGGGGTCGGCGCCTATCTGCGGCCCTTGGACGATGCGCGCCGCGCAGCGGTCCGCTTCGCCAGCGAATGCCTAGCGTTTGCACACGTTCCCGCCGATGCAACGCTCGCCGCAATCGGCTCGCCGTCGGTGCACGAAATCGCGTGGAAAATGGCCGTGCCGCGCGATCCCGGCGCGCCATGGGATTTCGACGATGTGCGCGATCATTATTTGCGCGAGCTGTATGGGCAAGACCCGGCGCGGCTCAGGGGACAGGATCCGTCACGCTACCTCGAACTATCGCGAGCCGTGCTCGCCGACGTCGTATCCGAGATAATGGTGGAATGGCGCCGCACTGCGTCCAGCTGCACGGGCGCACTACTGTGGCAATTCCAGGACGTGATGCCAGGCGCCGGATGGGGCATCGTGGACGCGTTCCGGCGTCCCAAGTCGACCTGGTATGCACTCAAGCACGTGCTCCAACCGCAGCAAGTGTGCCTGTGTGACGAGGGGTTGAATGGACTGGACGTACACGTGTTCAACGACGGCCCCGCCCCGTTGCGGGGACGGCTGGAATTGGTCGCGTTGCGCGACGCCGTCGTGCCGGTCACACGGGCCCGTTGCGATCTTCATATCGAACCGCACGGTGCACTCCAGGTCAGCGCGGCGCAGTGCCTAGGGCGCTTCTTCGACTTCACCTACGCGTATCGGTTTGGCCCGCGCGAACATGACACGGTCATCGCATCGCTGTACGACCACGAGGAGCGGCTGCTCGCGCAATCGTTCTATTTCCCCGAACGTACCGCGCCGGCCGTCTTCGAACGCGACGATATCGGTTTGAACGCCTCGCTGGAACAGCGTGACGGCCAATGGTGGATCAATGTCGGCACGCGCGCGAGCGCGCGCTATGTGCAGATCACTGCGCCAGGTCTGCTGCCGAAGGACGACTGGTTCCATCTGGCGCCCGGCGCGAACGTGTCTATCCCGCTGCTGCCGGAATCGACACCCTTGCACTCCCCTCTTATGTCATTTTACTTGGGAACCCCGCATCTGGACACGCACGACGGCCCGGGAACGATTGAGATACGCGCCGTCAATTCCAACAAAGTCATTCGCTTGAGGAAACCATCGTGA
- a CDS encoding DUF1839 family protein, producing MTLPRDPAGYRPHALHDSTMVWKQTNCYVDLWIELLSQWGFEPHAMLSFTVTQDFEGDQFTFFKVPLEDLERLYGIVVQEHAIFEPLPYHIEQQVRRGNVMLVEVDAWHLPDTRGISYQREHTKTTIGIDAIDLQAGEIGYFHNAGYYRAAGDDYRGLFDISSSTSLAPYVECAKRRFEPLRGPALHETALSLLTRHFKRRPASSPIAAFRAALAKDAAVIASRPISYFHSYSFNTLRQLGANFELLGRCLRWLDAPDANGTDGNGAFTACVAACNTIASEAMVLEFRLARACARRNEDRCESTLETIEHAYGSLIDELGVRLGDNDAPPRLCHDSNTARPDARSSLQ from the coding sequence ATGACGTTGCCGCGCGACCCGGCTGGCTATCGTCCGCACGCGCTACATGACTCAACCATGGTCTGGAAGCAGACCAATTGCTACGTCGACCTGTGGATTGAGCTGCTGTCACAATGGGGTTTCGAGCCCCATGCCATGCTGTCCTTCACAGTCACGCAAGACTTTGAGGGGGACCAGTTCACCTTTTTCAAGGTGCCGTTGGAAGACTTAGAGCGGCTGTACGGGATTGTCGTGCAAGAGCACGCCATCTTCGAGCCACTGCCGTACCATATTGAGCAGCAGGTCCGACGCGGCAACGTGATGCTGGTCGAGGTGGACGCGTGGCATCTGCCCGACACCCGTGGCATCAGTTATCAACGCGAGCACACGAAGACGACCATCGGCATCGACGCGATCGACTTGCAAGCTGGCGAAATCGGCTATTTCCATAACGCTGGATACTATCGGGCCGCCGGTGACGACTATCGTGGGCTGTTCGACATCAGCTCCAGTACGTCGCTGGCGCCCTACGTCGAATGCGCGAAGCGGCGCTTCGAGCCGTTGCGCGGCCCGGCACTGCACGAAACCGCGCTCTCGCTGCTGACGCGGCACTTCAAACGCCGCCCCGCCAGTAGCCCGATCGCCGCGTTTCGGGCTGCGCTTGCCAAAGACGCTGCAGTCATCGCATCGCGCCCGATCTCGTACTTTCATTCGTATTCATTCAACACGTTGCGTCAACTCGGTGCGAACTTCGAGCTACTGGGCCGCTGCCTGCGATGGCTGGACGCACCCGATGCGAACGGTACCGACGGCAACGGGGCCTTTACCGCTTGCGTGGCCGCCTGCAACACGATCGCCTCCGAGGCGATGGTGCTCGAATTCCGGCTCGCCAGGGCTTGCGCGCGACGCAACGAGGACCGTTGCGAAAGTACGCTGGAAACCATCGAGCACGCGTACGGGTCGTTGATTGACGAACTGGGTGTGCGGTTGGGCGACAACGATGCACCGCCACGGCTGTGCCACGACTCGAACACGGCCCGCCCCGACGCCAGGTCCTCGTTGCAATGA
- a CDS encoding acyl carrier protein, whose product MKNELRQIIQEVAHLELSVDRLSDSDDLYEAGLSSLNTIQLMLAIEKHFNVEIPDRMLNRHLFQSIDSLAEAVSQLQRDVQSA is encoded by the coding sequence ATGAAAAACGAATTAAGACAGATCATCCAGGAAGTCGCTCACCTGGAATTATCCGTTGACCGCCTTTCCGACAGTGACGACCTCTACGAAGCAGGTTTGTCGTCGCTGAACACGATTCAATTGATGCTTGCGATCGAAAAACACTTCAACGTCGAAATTCCCGACCGCATGCTGAATCGCCATCTGTTTCAGAGCATCGATTCACTGGCTGAGGCCGTCTCGCAATTGCAGCGCGACGTGCAATCAGCATGA
- a CDS encoding alpha/beta fold hydrolase, translating into MIPITFDNCVGWLHEGRSSRGVVLCAAVGHEGLWTHKLMRALAQRLAREGIWALRFDYPCCGDSAGDDLDSGRFDKSIASIGRAVHALRAHAQLTDVTLVGLRTGAAMALLACTMDTPAALQVDALVALSPVVRGRAYMREVAMVERQWLDTTPPAVQQAHAKEPCLSVLGHRYPADFVAALRAIDLCAAIGGAASLPRSVLLIDTDRGDSAVLQTALQARGVQTTVQPFPESATTLVESIRSRLPLATIEASVAWIATRQMQDAPVAQPMPEPAASLRTTGAHLVLPDATESTVQIGAAPLIGTLCRPATPMPGRSGMPALLFVTTASNPRSADARLAVRVARQLAAHGIASLRVDVSGVGDSGACVLDDQSVVPYSDQAVTDVVAAADWLVEQGYRDVVALGICSGAYASLQAASRSAAVTGMIVINLPRFIWPAGLTLADAIAQQTNSARGYLASARNPQKWKSLLRRRRDLRPVVKALVRLTAAKLRVPAMRLLERAGWRPPAHSERGVMHALARRGVKALLVYGEFDPGLDELSRHFGPAHRAFRRQRQIDVQTIAQLDHSVYGTQGADAIIQLCIHTLMHWSAEPCGMSGLHRPAPATTSRSATASMHVQ; encoded by the coding sequence GTGATACCAATTACATTCGATAATTGCGTCGGATGGCTGCACGAAGGACGCTCGTCACGAGGCGTCGTGCTGTGCGCCGCCGTCGGCCACGAAGGTCTGTGGACCCACAAGCTGATGCGTGCGCTAGCGCAGCGGCTGGCGCGCGAGGGCATCTGGGCGCTGCGGTTCGACTACCCCTGCTGCGGCGACTCGGCGGGCGACGACCTGGACAGCGGCCGGTTTGACAAAAGCATTGCCAGTATCGGCCGGGCTGTGCACGCACTGCGCGCCCATGCGCAGTTGACCGATGTGACGCTGGTCGGCCTGCGCACCGGTGCCGCCATGGCGCTATTGGCCTGCACGATGGATACACCTGCCGCCCTGCAGGTCGATGCACTCGTCGCACTGTCGCCCGTCGTGCGAGGGCGTGCCTATATGCGCGAAGTAGCCATGGTCGAGCGTCAATGGCTGGACACGACGCCGCCCGCAGTGCAGCAGGCCCATGCGAAAGAGCCCTGCCTGAGCGTGCTCGGGCATCGCTATCCTGCTGACTTCGTCGCCGCGTTGCGAGCAATTGACCTGTGCGCCGCCATCGGGGGCGCGGCTTCGCTACCACGCTCCGTACTGCTCATCGATACCGATCGTGGTGACAGTGCCGTGCTGCAAACGGCGTTGCAGGCGCGTGGCGTCCAGACCACCGTGCAGCCGTTTCCCGAGTCCGCCACGACATTGGTCGAAAGCATCCGCTCCCGACTGCCGCTCGCCACCATCGAAGCGAGCGTCGCATGGATCGCCACGCGGCAAATGCAGGATGCCCCCGTGGCGCAACCTATGCCAGAACCGGCCGCTTCGTTGCGTACGACGGGTGCGCACCTGGTGCTGCCCGACGCCACCGAGAGCACCGTACAGATCGGCGCCGCACCGCTGATCGGAACGCTGTGTCGGCCGGCCACCCCGATGCCGGGCCGCTCGGGCATGCCGGCGTTGCTGTTCGTCACGACCGCCTCCAATCCTCGCAGTGCCGATGCACGACTCGCGGTGCGTGTCGCGCGGCAACTCGCAGCCCACGGCATCGCCTCGTTGCGCGTGGACGTGAGCGGCGTCGGCGACAGTGGCGCCTGCGTGCTGGACGACCAATCCGTCGTCCCGTACTCTGACCAAGCCGTAACGGACGTGGTTGCGGCCGCGGACTGGCTCGTGGAACAGGGATACCGCGATGTCGTGGCGCTCGGTATCTGCTCGGGTGCGTATGCGTCGCTTCAGGCTGCATCGCGTTCGGCGGCCGTCACCGGGATGATCGTGATCAACTTGCCCCGGTTCATCTGGCCGGCCGGCTTGACGCTCGCAGACGCGATTGCTCAGCAGACCAATTCGGCACGCGGCTACCTCGCGTCAGCACGCAACCCGCAGAAGTGGAAAAGCCTATTGCGACGCCGGCGTGACCTGCGCCCCGTTGTCAAGGCGCTCGTACGGCTGACGGCCGCCAAGCTACGCGTGCCAGCAATGCGGCTGCTCGAACGGGCAGGTTGGCGCCCGCCGGCTCACTCCGAGCGCGGGGTGATGCACGCGTTGGCGCGCCGTGGTGTGAAGGCACTATTGGTCTATGGCGAGTTCGACCCGGGACTGGACGAACTGTCCCGTCACTTCGGGCCTGCTCACCGGGCATTTCGCAGGCAACGGCAGATCGACGTGCAAACCATCGCGCAACTCGATCACTCGGTGTATGGTACACAAGGCGCCGATGCGATCATTCAACTATGCATACACACGTTGATGCACTGGAGCGCCGAACCTTGCGGCATGAGCGGCTTGCATAGACCAGCGCCCGCTACCACCTCCCGTTCGGCGACTGCCTCAATGCATGTCCAATAG
- a CDS encoding hydrogenase maturation protein, which yields MDILLFASAYNGMVQRVHRELIALEHRVCIELSPDPDTMLARAEQVNPDMIICPFLKHRIPDTVWRAWPCLVVHPGIEGDRGPSALDWAITHRQSEWGVTLLQASAEMDGGDVWGTHRFAMRTASKGSIYRRDVIPGAVKLIRQALVDFANPRFRPHPQDYSRPSVKGRPHVLMRQDARRIDWSTDDTDTIVNRIHAADGFPGVRDEIHGQPVYLFGAVADTGIAHEATPGAWLGQRHGAVCRATRDGAVWIKQMKAGSRGPGAGIKLPAMLALRAAFGDAAWLEQLPEMDSPAIEDIRIHVEHRVAYVEFDFHNGAMSTGQCTRLTHVLDALSRRHDVRVIVLMGGNDFWSNGIHLHCIEASPDPAGESWRNINAINDLVRTILLTERKITIAALRNNAGAGGAIMPLACDFVLARRGVVLNPHYQTMGLYGSEYWTYLLPRRTGAARAKALVDACLPVVADEALGMNLVDHVLPEDWTEYHALLSRHCQTIAQDERFSTYLNIKARVRSMDERRKPLQAYRDEELQRMKAAFDDPDASYHALRYQFVHKIPCAATPLHLLGDVGVRQSHNTQHRQEPSPVQA from the coding sequence TTGGATATTCTGCTGTTTGCCTCGGCCTATAACGGCATGGTCCAGCGTGTTCATCGCGAACTCATTGCACTGGAGCATCGCGTCTGCATTGAATTGTCGCCGGACCCGGACACGATGCTGGCTCGCGCTGAACAGGTCAATCCGGATATGATCATCTGTCCATTCCTGAAACATCGCATTCCCGACACGGTATGGCGCGCCTGGCCGTGCTTGGTCGTGCACCCGGGAATCGAGGGCGATCGGGGGCCGTCCGCGTTGGATTGGGCGATTACCCACCGGCAATCCGAGTGGGGCGTTACCCTGCTGCAAGCCAGCGCCGAAATGGACGGCGGCGATGTGTGGGGGACGCACCGGTTTGCGATGCGCACGGCCAGCAAAGGCAGCATCTATCGACGTGATGTCATACCCGGCGCGGTGAAGCTCATCCGGCAGGCACTGGTCGATTTCGCGAATCCGCGGTTCCGGCCGCATCCGCAAGACTATTCTCGCCCGTCGGTCAAGGGCCGTCCCCACGTGCTGATGCGACAGGATGCACGCCGCATCGACTGGAGCACCGACGACACCGATACGATCGTCAACCGCATCCATGCGGCTGACGGCTTCCCCGGCGTGCGTGACGAGATCCATGGCCAGCCGGTGTATCTGTTCGGTGCGGTAGCGGATACGGGCATCGCACATGAGGCCACGCCGGGGGCATGGCTGGGCCAGCGGCACGGCGCGGTGTGCCGCGCCACGCGGGACGGTGCCGTATGGATCAAGCAGATGAAGGCGGGGAGCCGCGGTCCAGGCGCCGGCATCAAGCTCCCGGCGATGCTGGCGCTGCGCGCCGCGTTCGGCGACGCAGCCTGGCTAGAGCAGTTACCCGAGATGGACTCGCCTGCTATCGAGGATATCCGCATCCATGTCGAACATCGGGTGGCATACGTCGAATTCGACTTCCACAACGGCGCGATGAGCACCGGCCAATGCACGCGCCTGACTCATGTGCTTGACGCGCTGAGTCGGCGCCACGACGTGCGCGTGATCGTACTAATGGGCGGCAACGATTTTTGGAGCAACGGCATTCATTTGCACTGCATCGAGGCATCGCCGGATCCGGCCGGCGAGTCGTGGCGCAACATCAATGCGATAAACGACTTAGTGCGCACCATCCTGCTGACCGAACGCAAGATCACCATTGCCGCGCTGCGCAACAACGCCGGCGCCGGCGGCGCCATCATGCCACTGGCATGCGACTTCGTGCTGGCCCGCCGCGGCGTCGTGCTCAATCCACACTACCAGACAATGGGCTTATACGGCTCCGAGTACTGGACTTACCTATTGCCGCGTCGCACCGGCGCCGCACGAGCGAAGGCCCTAGTCGACGCATGCTTGCCGGTAGTGGCGGACGAAGCGCTAGGCATGAACCTCGTCGACCACGTGCTGCCAGAGGATTGGACTGAATATCACGCTTTGCTGTCACGCCATTGCCAGACGATCGCGCAGGACGAACGGTTCTCGACGTATCTGAACATCAAGGCGCGCGTGCGAAGCATGGACGAACGACGCAAGCCGCTGCAAGCCTATCGGGACGAAGAATTGCAGCGGATGAAGGCAGCCTTCGATGATCCGGATGCCAGCTACCACGCACTACGCTACCAATTCGTTCACAAAATCCCGTGTGCGGCAACGCCGCTACACCTGCTTGGCGACGTCGGCGTGCGGCAGTCGCACAATACGCAGCACCGACAGGAGCCGTCGCCCGTTCAAGCGTAA